The Rhodothermus profundi genome includes a window with the following:
- a CDS encoding cupin domain-containing protein — protein MEPFILKAAEWVQCDRHQLRPVLLAQNERLKVQLVCFEPGQQIPLHQPEEDLVLTILEGHGLVVAGEKEGVVGPGSVVFVPADVARSIRAHTRLVALAVVSPPSRAADYEEIEAALNHRAA, from the coding sequence ATGGAACCATTCATCCTTAAAGCTGCAGAGTGGGTGCAGTGCGACCGCCATCAGTTACGACCGGTTTTGCTGGCGCAAAATGAGCGCCTGAAGGTGCAGCTTGTGTGCTTTGAACCCGGCCAGCAGATTCCGCTGCACCAGCCGGAAGAGGATCTGGTGTTGACAATCCTGGAAGGGCACGGACTAGTCGTTGCCGGCGAAAAGGAAGGGGTAGTCGGCCCAGGCTCTGTGGTCTTCGTGCCCGCCGATGTGGCCCGAAGCATTCGGGCCCATACGCGGTTGGTGGCGCTGGCGGTGGTGTCTCCGCCTTCACGGGCAGCCGACTACGAAGAGATAGAAGCCGCTTTGAATCATCGAGCCGCTTAA
- a CDS encoding glycosyltransferase family 2 protein translates to MKLPVTAVVINYQTPDLLEVAVRSFRRYYPMVPLLIVDNGSRDHSRQVIEQLIAEGHAAVRALWLPENIYHGPAMHRAMEAITTPYVYFFDSDTETRRGGFLEPMIAALEADPQAYGAGRIVEVDRRRGFRKAGGLPVLATPYLLLRRAFYFRLPPFIHHGLPTLQNFRAAEQAGYRLVSFPIETYVHHLGRGTAARYGYGLGWRSRLEYLLHRLGL, encoded by the coding sequence ATGAAACTGCCTGTTACGGCTGTTGTGATCAACTACCAGACGCCTGATCTGCTGGAAGTGGCCGTGCGCTCTTTTCGGCGGTACTATCCGATGGTGCCGTTGCTCATTGTCGATAACGGCTCGCGCGATCACTCCCGGCAGGTTATCGAGCAGTTAATTGCGGAAGGACACGCGGCCGTCCGGGCGCTCTGGTTACCTGAAAACATCTATCATGGCCCTGCCATGCATCGGGCCATGGAGGCAATCACAACCCCTTACGTATACTTTTTTGACAGCGACACGGAGACGCGGCGAGGCGGCTTTCTGGAGCCGATGATCGCGGCGCTGGAGGCCGATCCGCAGGCTTATGGTGCTGGCAGGATTGTGGAGGTTGATCGACGTCGAGGGTTTCGCAAGGCAGGTGGCCTGCCGGTACTGGCAACGCCCTACCTGCTGCTTCGGCGCGCTTTTTACTTCAGGTTGCCGCCGTTTATTCATCACGGGCTGCCAACCCTGCAGAATTTTCGTGCGGCTGAACAGGCAGGCTATCGGCTGGTTTCCTTTCCTATCGAGACGTACGTGCATCATCTGGGGCGTGGCACGGCTGCTCGCTACGGCTACGGTCTGGGCTGGCGCAGCCGTCTGGAATACCTGCTGCATCGGTTGGGGCTTTGA
- a CDS encoding DUF2249 domain-containing protein, producing the protein MTKAMTSPPTFLARLPATRFVELDVRPILQSGGEPFSRIMETVERMPPGHVLRLRATFKPVPLLGVMHQKGWAHWIAHGQDEDWEIWFYRLADFEGSG; encoded by the coding sequence ATGACAAAGGCAATGACTTCACCTCCGACTTTTCTGGCCAGACTTCCGGCAACCCGCTTTGTTGAGCTGGACGTGCGGCCAATTCTGCAGAGCGGTGGGGAGCCTTTCTCCCGTATCATGGAAACGGTCGAACGCATGCCTCCCGGGCATGTGCTGCGCCTGCGCGCGACGTTTAAGCCGGTGCCGCTGCTGGGGGTGATGCACCAGAAAGGCTGGGCGCACTGGATTGCGCACGGGCAGGACGAAGACTGGGAAATATGGTTCTATCGGCTGGCCGACTTCGAGGGCTCAGGGTGA
- a CDS encoding DUF4149 domain-containing protein, producing MSGWYLFSVWLHILAATVWIGSMIFLGVAVVPLLRRPEFASVRTALLYRLGLRFRWIGWAVLLLLVGTGIVNIGYRGYGWDDLWSGALWQGPWGRTLAWKLVLVLLVMGISAVHDFYLGPRTMQLLERGAASAERLRRTASYLGRLMTLLSLVILALAVLLVRGGGR from the coding sequence ATGTCTGGCTGGTATCTGTTTTCCGTCTGGCTACATATTCTGGCCGCTACGGTCTGGATTGGGTCCATGATTTTTCTGGGCGTGGCGGTAGTGCCGCTGCTGCGGCGGCCAGAGTTTGCATCGGTTCGGACGGCACTGCTTTACCGGCTTGGTCTGCGCTTTCGGTGGATCGGGTGGGCGGTGCTGCTGCTCCTGGTGGGGACAGGCATTGTGAACATTGGGTATCGTGGCTATGGATGGGATGATTTATGGTCGGGGGCGCTCTGGCAGGGGCCGTGGGGGCGTACGCTGGCCTGGAAACTCGTGCTGGTGCTTCTGGTGATGGGTATCAGTGCGGTGCACGACTTTTATCTGGGGCCGCGCACCATGCAACTACTGGAACGCGGAGCAGCGTCAGCCGAGCGGTTGCGTCGAACAGCCAGCTATCTGGGCCGGCTCATGACGCTGCTGTCGCTGGTGATTCTGGCATTGGCCGTATTGCTGGTGCGTGGTGGGGGTAGATAG
- a CDS encoding acetamidase/formamidase family protein codes for MIKVLRIAWLPVLLGVGGACRPAPVPAIPEPQYHLTAEQTHNKFSRRIAPVLRVPSGAIIELELKEATDGQLTPASTADDIPQVSFDPIHPLTGPIYVEGAEPGDVLAVTIHQIELEGWGWAGIFPGFGFLADTFTEPFLKIFQFDPAAQTVDFGRGFRIPLRPFPGVIGVAPDTDSLLSTIPPRANGGNMDNPFLTVGTTVYLPVFVEGALLSLGDPHAAQGLGEVSGTAIEAPMRVVIEVRVLKDRSIPEPQYETDAYYAVTAFATTLDEAARKATRYMIDHLVQTYGLAPEEAYVLCSLAGELHIAEVVDVPHVLVAMHLPKTVLPAPETRAE; via the coding sequence ATGATAAAGGTTCTGCGCATTGCGTGGCTTCCGGTGCTGCTGGGAGTAGGAGGTGCCTGCCGGCCTGCCCCGGTTCCAGCAATTCCTGAGCCTCAGTACCACCTGACGGCCGAGCAAACCCACAACAAATTCAGCCGCCGAATCGCACCGGTATTGCGCGTTCCATCGGGCGCAATTATTGAGCTGGAGCTGAAAGAAGCAACCGATGGGCAGTTAACGCCTGCTTCTACCGCTGACGACATTCCTCAGGTCAGTTTCGATCCGATCCATCCGCTTACGGGCCCGATTTACGTGGAAGGTGCAGAGCCCGGCGACGTGCTGGCGGTTACTATCCATCAAATCGAGCTGGAAGGATGGGGTTGGGCTGGCATCTTCCCGGGCTTTGGTTTTCTGGCCGACACGTTCACCGAGCCGTTTCTGAAAATTTTCCAGTTTGATCCGGCCGCTCAGACCGTCGATTTCGGGCGCGGATTTCGCATTCCCCTGCGCCCCTTTCCCGGAGTGATTGGCGTAGCTCCCGATACCGACTCGCTGCTTTCTACGATTCCTCCGCGGGCCAATGGCGGCAACATGGACAATCCGTTTTTAACGGTCGGGACGACAGTTTACCTGCCTGTGTTTGTGGAAGGTGCCTTGCTATCGCTGGGCGACCCGCACGCGGCTCAGGGATTGGGGGAAGTCAGTGGAACCGCCATCGAGGCTCCGATGCGGGTGGTGATTGAAGTGCGCGTGTTAAAGGATCGCTCCATTCCAGAACCGCAGTATGAAACCGATGCGTATTATGCTGTCACGGCTTTTGCAACCACGCTGGACGAAGCAGCCCGCAAAGCCACCCGCTACATGATCGACCACCTGGTGCAGACTTATGGGCTGGCTCCTGAAGAAGCCTATGTGCTTTGTTCACTGGCCGGCGAGCTGCACATTGCCGAAGTGGTTGATGTGCCACATGTGCTGGTGGCCATGCACCTGCCCAAGACCGTTCTGCCTGCCCCCGAAACGCGCGCTGAGTGA
- a CDS encoding helix-turn-helix transcriptional regulator: METWTLLGSDTKRQLLHLLKRRGQLTLNEAVAATGLTRPTLREHLVQLERDGLVYHTTARQRRGRPFLLYRLTSAGAQLFPNRDGSLLGRLLCFLQKEGADDLLQRFFEQYWEERLQAAQQRLQAADTLEKRLAVLRAFLEEEGFMPEIVCSAQGIEIRACNCPFWETVRHTRLPCYLEARFFEQLLGQKAVRVTYIPEGSPACRYLFERRQSSR; this comes from the coding sequence ATGGAGACCTGGACGCTGCTTGGTTCCGATACGAAGCGCCAGTTGCTGCATCTGCTCAAGCGGCGCGGGCAGCTCACCTTGAACGAAGCAGTTGCGGCAACCGGTTTGACGCGTCCTACCCTTCGAGAGCACCTGGTGCAACTGGAGCGGGATGGCCTGGTGTACCACACGACTGCGCGTCAGCGACGCGGCCGTCCGTTTCTGCTTTACCGCCTGACGTCGGCGGGCGCGCAGCTTTTTCCTAATCGGGACGGGTCGCTGCTGGGCCGTCTGCTCTGTTTTTTGCAGAAGGAAGGCGCTGACGATCTACTGCAGCGCTTTTTTGAGCAGTACTGGGAGGAGCGTCTGCAAGCTGCGCAGCAACGACTGCAAGCTGCGGACACGCTGGAGAAGCGGTTGGCGGTGCTGCGCGCATTCCTGGAAGAGGAGGGATTTATGCCTGAGATTGTCTGCTCCGCGCAGGGCATTGAAATTCGCGCGTGCAACTGTCCGTTTTGGGAAACGGTCCGGCATACGCGTTTGCCCTGTTACCTGGAAGCTCGCTTTTTTGAACAGCTCCTTGGACAAAAAGCAGTTCGCGTCACCTATATTCCTGAGGGGAGTCCGGCGTGCCGTTACCTGTTTGAGAGGCGCCAGTCCAGCCGTTAA
- a CDS encoding AMP-dependent synthetase/ligase translates to MPAIVAFETIPQLFNRLLDHYRGQQRPVLSYKDKRTKTWIDISWEELEQRVHALAGYLYKQGVRPGDRVAILSENRPEWAITDLATQILGGVNVALYTSLPASQVGYIVKDSGARILVVSSAVQLRKAEAIFDDCPDLQEIITLSTMRKDHPPYVRAWEDVLAEGAAYWTEHEAELAKLADQVQPDDLSALIYTSGTTGLPKGVMLTHRNFCSNVQAALERVDFGPNDHHLSFLPLCHSFERTAGYTAVLACGARISYAESIEALSQNLLEVRPTVMISVPRLFERVYNAIHKSVEKGSPLQQKIFHWAVSVGRRMAAYRLEGRTPGPLLSLQHRLAHRLVFQKLHNRLGGNLRFAVSGGAALPSYIGEFFLAAGITIVEGYGLTETAPVLTVNPMDRPRFGTVGYVLPGVTIAIQRLTDGKIIGQLSGDDYPSDLTTEEGEILVKGPNVMKGYWNNEKATREVFDADGWFHTGDVGRFDQGYLVITDRIKHMIVSRGGKNIYPGPIEDQLKQEPWIDQIVVIGEGREFLTALIVPDFEALRQYAQEHNLPAETDEALCRHPKIQTLFEQSLRRYNRHAPAHERIRAFRLLTEPFTIENGLLTPTLKPRRRQIETHYADLIEAMYAEFGNEPN, encoded by the coding sequence ATGCCTGCCATCGTTGCCTTTGAAACCATCCCACAGCTTTTTAACCGGCTGTTGGACCACTATCGCGGTCAGCAACGGCCGGTATTGAGCTACAAGGATAAACGCACCAAGACCTGGATCGACATTAGCTGGGAAGAGCTGGAGCAACGCGTCCATGCCCTGGCCGGCTATCTGTACAAGCAGGGCGTGCGCCCGGGCGATCGCGTCGCTATTCTTTCAGAAAACCGTCCGGAGTGGGCCATCACAGACCTGGCCACGCAAATTCTGGGCGGCGTCAACGTCGCGCTGTACACCTCGTTGCCGGCCTCGCAAGTAGGCTACATCGTCAAGGACTCCGGCGCGCGCATTCTGGTGGTCTCTTCCGCCGTACAACTTCGCAAAGCCGAGGCGATTTTTGACGACTGTCCAGATCTGCAGGAAATCATCACCCTGAGCACCATGCGAAAGGATCATCCGCCCTATGTGCGGGCCTGGGAGGACGTGCTGGCGGAAGGGGCTGCTTACTGGACCGAACATGAAGCCGAACTGGCAAAGCTGGCCGATCAGGTGCAGCCAGATGACCTGAGCGCCCTTATCTATACCAGCGGGACCACCGGTCTGCCCAAAGGCGTCATGCTCACCCACCGCAACTTCTGCTCGAACGTGCAGGCCGCGCTGGAACGGGTCGATTTTGGTCCCAACGACCATCACCTGTCCTTTCTGCCACTATGCCACTCCTTTGAGCGCACGGCAGGCTACACGGCCGTACTGGCCTGTGGCGCCCGCATCTCCTATGCCGAAAGCATTGAAGCCCTGAGCCAGAACCTGCTTGAAGTGCGGCCTACCGTAATGATCTCGGTACCACGCCTGTTTGAACGCGTCTACAACGCCATCCATAAATCCGTCGAAAAGGGATCGCCCCTCCAGCAAAAAATCTTTCACTGGGCTGTTTCGGTAGGTCGGCGCATGGCCGCGTACCGCCTGGAAGGCCGCACGCCCGGTCCTCTTCTCTCGCTGCAGCATCGCCTGGCCCACCGCCTGGTGTTTCAGAAACTCCATAATCGACTGGGCGGCAATCTCCGCTTTGCCGTCTCCGGTGGGGCAGCTCTTCCATCCTATATCGGCGAGTTTTTTCTGGCAGCCGGCATTACCATTGTCGAAGGCTATGGCCTGACGGAAACGGCCCCTGTCCTGACCGTCAATCCAATGGACCGCCCTCGCTTCGGAACCGTTGGTTATGTACTGCCCGGTGTAACTATCGCTATCCAGCGGTTGACCGACGGCAAGATTATCGGACAACTCTCTGGCGACGACTATCCCAGCGATCTTACCACCGAAGAGGGAGAAATTCTGGTCAAAGGCCCTAACGTGATGAAGGGCTACTGGAACAACGAAAAAGCTACTCGGGAAGTGTTTGACGCCGATGGCTGGTTCCATACCGGCGACGTGGGCCGCTTCGATCAGGGCTACCTGGTCATCACCGATCGCATCAAGCATATGATCGTCTCCCGCGGCGGGAAAAACATCTACCCGGGTCCCATCGAAGACCAGCTCAAGCAGGAGCCCTGGATCGACCAGATTGTTGTCATTGGAGAGGGACGCGAATTTCTGACGGCGCTCATTGTGCCTGATTTCGAGGCGCTTCGCCAGTACGCACAGGAGCACAACCTGCCCGCTGAAACCGACGAAGCTCTGTGCCGCCATCCCAAAATTCAGACGCTCTTCGAGCAAAGCCTGCGCCGCTATAACCGCCACGCTCCCGCCCATGAACGCATCCGCGCTTTCCGGCTGCTCACGGAGCCGTTTACCATCGAAAATGGGCTGCTCACGCCCACGCTCAAACCCCGACGCCGCCAGATCGAAACGCATTACGCCGATCTGATCGAGGCCATGTACGCCGAATTTGGCAATGAACCCAATTAA
- a CDS encoding metal-sulfur cluster assembly factor, translating into MSTPVPSRLALAGRLRTIIDSEIGLNIVDLGLIYDLQVSPDGTVMVKLTMTTPACPLARYIQQEVARVLQRTPGVRRGVIELVWDPPWSPHMIDPEVRHNRFL; encoded by the coding sequence ATGAGCACGCCTGTACCGTCTCGCCTGGCGCTGGCTGGTCGGCTGCGGACCATAATCGACTCGGAGATAGGCCTGAACATTGTCGATTTAGGCCTGATTTACGATCTCCAGGTGTCGCCGGATGGTACGGTAATGGTCAAACTCACCATGACCACGCCAGCCTGTCCGCTGGCGCGCTATATCCAGCAGGAAGTGGCCCGTGTGCTGCAGCGCACCCCGGGCGTCCGGCGTGGCGTCATTGAGCTGGTGTGGGATCCTCCCTGGTCGCCGCACATGATTGACCCTGAAGTGCGGCACAACAGGTTTTTGTAA
- a CDS encoding L-2-amino-thiazoline-4-carboxylic acid hydrolase — MSTQFSWHNWVARSFARVFTRRLGVLFRRYTNGAVLNRHALHEEAEQLRQSNQDLALDPPAQVHLLMTSYVLAGYRILQDHGLSPEAARALLQQAFAGMGRRWIWLFTWLQMRLARNPLEMLRQTARRRARTDYGATFHFSETGNAEAFTLLVHRCFYYDFFRRNGHPELTLIFCAWDRNWADAIRPERDGVRFERPTTLAEGQDACRFVFRRDTRPQNPA; from the coding sequence ATGTCAACACAGTTTTCCTGGCATAACTGGGTGGCGCGCTCATTTGCCCGCGTCTTTACGCGGCGGCTGGGCGTTCTTTTTCGTCGGTACACCAACGGTGCGGTGCTGAACCGGCATGCGCTCCATGAGGAGGCGGAGCAACTCCGGCAATCAAACCAGGACCTGGCCCTTGATCCCCCTGCCCAGGTGCATTTGCTCATGACGTCCTACGTGCTGGCTGGCTATCGCATTCTGCAAGACCACGGGCTTTCTCCGGAAGCAGCCAGAGCACTCCTGCAGCAGGCTTTTGCTGGAATGGGCAGACGATGGATCTGGCTGTTCACCTGGCTGCAAATGCGCCTGGCTCGCAATCCTCTGGAAATGCTGCGTCAGACAGCCCGGCGACGGGCACGCACCGATTATGGCGCCACGTTTCATTTTTCAGAAACCGGAAATGCGGAGGCCTTTACCCTGCTCGTGCATCGCTGCTTTTATTACGACTTCTTCCGGCGAAATGGGCATCCAGAGCTGACCCTTATCTTCTGCGCCTGGGATCGCAACTGGGCCGATGCCATCCGTCCCGAGCGGGACGGCGTGCGTTTCGAGCGCCCCACGACCCTGGCTGAAGGGCAGGATGCCTGTCGTTTCGTTTTTCGACGAGACACGCGTCCGCAAAATCCAGCTTGA
- a CDS encoding nucleoside deaminase: MTEPETFIREVIRRAAANVREGGGPFAALVVREGEILAIGTNRVTTDNDPTAHAEIVAIREACRRLGHFQLTGCDLYTSCEPCPMCLGAIYWARPARVFYAATRHDAARAGFDDALIYEELEQPGPQRRIPFIHVPDRDAWIPFQVWLDHPERVAY, encoded by the coding sequence ATGACCGAGCCCGAAACTTTTATCCGTGAGGTGATTCGCCGGGCCGCGGCAAACGTCCGGGAAGGAGGCGGCCCTTTTGCTGCGCTGGTCGTGCGTGAAGGGGAAATTCTGGCGATTGGGACAAACCGAGTAACCACGGATAACGACCCGACAGCGCACGCCGAGATTGTGGCGATTCGTGAGGCGTGTCGGCGACTGGGGCATTTTCAGCTTACGGGTTGCGACCTGTACACCTCCTGTGAACCATGCCCCATGTGCCTGGGAGCCATCTACTGGGCGCGGCCGGCTCGTGTGTTCTATGCGGCCACGCGGCACGATGCGGCGCGGGCCGGTTTTGACGATGCGCTGATCTATGAAGAACTGGAGCAGCCGGGACCGCAACGCCGCATTCCTTTCATCCATGTGCCCGATCGCGACGCCTGGATCCCTTTTCAGGTGTGGCTCGACCACCCAGAACGGGTTGCGTACTGA
- the ric gene encoding iron-sulfur cluster repair di-iron protein, with amino-acid sequence MHPWIHQTLGELVAADERRARLFDQLGLDYCCGGSRTLEEACRARGLDPATVAAVLEALGTTEAVSEPVIDWRTQPLSNLIDHIVATHHAYLRRELPRLSALLKRVVAVHGDRNPWLREGQEVFERLKSALEAHMHCEEEMIFSRIRALEQGSTEAGLELEPLLQQAEQEHDAAGEALHRLKELSNNYQPPEGACHSFRALLAGLRALASDMHRHVHRENNILFPRARRLLAEAAA; translated from the coding sequence ATGCATCCATGGATCCATCAGACCCTGGGAGAACTGGTGGCGGCCGACGAACGGCGCGCCAGGCTGTTTGATCAACTGGGTCTGGATTACTGCTGTGGAGGGAGCCGCACGCTGGAAGAGGCCTGCCGCGCGCGCGGCCTGGATCCTGCGACGGTAGCTGCTGTGCTGGAGGCGCTGGGAACGACCGAAGCCGTCAGTGAACCAGTCATCGACTGGCGGACGCAACCCCTGTCGAACCTGATCGATCATATTGTGGCGACACATCACGCTTACCTGCGGCGTGAACTACCTCGCCTGAGCGCGCTCCTGAAACGCGTGGTGGCGGTACATGGCGACCGAAATCCCTGGCTGCGCGAAGGACAGGAGGTCTTCGAGCGACTCAAGTCGGCGCTGGAGGCGCACATGCACTGCGAAGAGGAAATGATTTTCTCTCGGATACGGGCGTTAGAGCAGGGATCGACAGAGGCCGGCCTCGAACTAGAGCCGTTGCTACAGCAGGCCGAGCAGGAGCACGATGCTGCAGGTGAGGCGCTGCATCGATTGAAAGAGCTGTCCAACAATTATCAGCCTCCCGAAGGAGCTTGCCATAGCTTCCGGGCTCTGCTTGCAGGGCTTCGGGCCCTGGCGTCTGATATGCATCGCCACGTGCATCGGGAGAACAATATTCTGTTTCCGCGGGCGCGTCGCCTGTTGGCGGAAGCGGCTGCCTGA
- a CDS encoding PhzF family phenazine biosynthesis protein — MKLPLFLVDAFAEQPFTGNPAAVCLLDRPRSEGWMQTVAAEMNWSETAFLLPAGEGFSLRWFTPTQEVDLCGHATLASAHVLWEIACLQPDEPAVFFTKSGQLTAWRAEDGTIWMDFPTEMPEPCEPPAELLRVLGDVPIQYIGRNRMDYLVLLDREATVRKLKPDLERLRQLDMRGLIVTAPAEDVPADFVSRFFAPRVGVPEDPVTGSAHCCLGPFWAMRLGRVRLSGFQVSARGGRVEVAVRGERVHLGGRAITILQGKLISYHPGTS, encoded by the coding sequence ATGAAACTTCCACTCTTTCTGGTTGACGCGTTTGCCGAGCAGCCTTTCACCGGTAACCCGGCGGCCGTGTGCTTGCTGGATCGCCCGCGGTCGGAGGGGTGGATGCAGACGGTGGCGGCTGAGATGAACTGGTCGGAAACAGCGTTTCTGCTGCCTGCCGGCGAGGGATTTTCACTGCGCTGGTTTACGCCGACGCAGGAGGTAGATCTGTGTGGCCATGCCACGTTGGCCAGTGCGCATGTGCTGTGGGAGATTGCGTGTTTGCAGCCGGATGAGCCTGCTGTTTTTTTTACAAAGAGTGGACAACTGACGGCCTGGCGGGCAGAAGACGGAACGATCTGGATGGATTTTCCGACCGAAATGCCGGAGCCCTGTGAGCCACCTGCCGAGCTGCTGCGTGTGCTGGGGGATGTGCCGATTCAGTACATCGGGCGCAACCGGATGGACTACCTGGTACTGCTAGATCGCGAGGCTACGGTGCGAAAGCTAAAGCCGGATCTGGAACGGTTGCGACAGCTCGACATGCGCGGCCTGATTGTCACAGCGCCAGCCGAAGACGTGCCGGCGGACTTTGTCTCGCGTTTTTTTGCGCCGCGCGTGGGCGTTCCTGAAGATCCTGTAACAGGCTCAGCGCACTGCTGTCTGGGACCGTTCTGGGCGATGCGGCTGGGACGCGTGCGCCTGAGCGGGTTTCAGGTATCGGCCCGAGGGGGACGCGTAGAGGTGGCCGTGCGCGGTGAGCGCGTGCACCTGGGCGGGCGCGCCATTACCATATTACAGGGGAAGCTCATCAGCTACCATCCGGGCACGAGCTGA
- a CDS encoding quinone-dependent dihydroorotate dehydrogenase, producing MYRLFRPLLFHLEAERAHRLTLAVARLVQPWGLWALTPYFNYEHPALTVQCWHLTFPNPVGLAAGLDKNARLVRFWEALGFGFVEVGSISARPCSGNPPPRLFRLPEDRALINRMGLNNDGAEQVARRLQRMRHRRPLGINLAKTHDPSILGEAAIADFCESFRRLAPLADYVTLNISCPNTAEGKTFEDPKALDALLRAIFAVRRELKLSIPVLLKLSPPPSNRTIFDSQLEEIVAVAQTHGIAGFVAINTASDRAELRTSPAILTRIGPGGLSGRPLATRARCLLFYLYRLTEGKLPLISVGGIDSVEEAYARIRAGASLVQLYTGLIYEGPGLVRRIKQGLVEKLEQDGFDSVQAAIGIDA from the coding sequence ATGTATCGCTTGTTCCGCCCTCTGCTGTTTCATCTGGAAGCCGAACGTGCCCATCGGCTTACGCTGGCTGTTGCTCGTCTGGTACAACCCTGGGGACTGTGGGCACTGACGCCTTACTTCAACTATGAACATCCAGCGCTCACTGTACAGTGCTGGCATCTTACCTTTCCGAATCCAGTCGGCCTGGCTGCTGGACTGGACAAAAACGCACGCCTGGTACGCTTCTGGGAAGCGCTGGGCTTTGGATTCGTAGAGGTAGGATCCATTAGCGCCCGCCCGTGCTCCGGGAATCCGCCTCCACGTCTGTTTCGCCTGCCCGAAGACCGCGCGTTAATCAACCGCATGGGCCTGAACAACGATGGGGCTGAGCAGGTAGCCCGGCGTCTGCAACGCATGCGTCATCGGCGTCCCCTGGGCATTAACCTGGCCAAAACGCATGACCCTTCCATTCTCGGAGAAGCGGCCATTGCCGACTTCTGCGAAAGCTTCCGCCGCCTGGCACCGCTGGCCGACTACGTAACCCTGAACATTTCATGTCCCAACACAGCCGAAGGTAAAACCTTCGAAGACCCCAAGGCGCTCGACGCTTTACTACGCGCCATCTTTGCAGTGCGTCGGGAGCTGAAGTTATCAATCCCCGTATTGCTTAAGCTATCGCCTCCTCCCTCCAACCGCACCATCTTCGATAGTCAGCTTGAAGAAATTGTTGCGGTGGCCCAGACGCACGGCATAGCCGGCTTTGTAGCCATCAACACCGCCTCCGACCGGGCCGAGCTGCGCACCAGTCCAGCCATACTCACCCGAATTGGTCCCGGCGGACTGAGCGGCCGCCCCCTTGCCACGCGCGCTCGCTGCCTGCTTTTTTACCTCTATCGCTTGACTGAAGGGAAACTGCCGCTGATCAGCGTAGGCGGTATTGACTCGGTCGAAGAGGCGTATGCCCGCATCCGCGCCGGCGCTTCTCTGGTGCAGCTTTATACGGGTCTCATCTACGAAGGACCCGGCCTGGTGCGGCGCATCAAACAGGGACTCGTTGAAAAGCTTGAACAAGACGGCTTCGATTCCGTTCAGGCAGCCATCGGCATTGATGCCTGA